Proteins co-encoded in one Marinomonas sp. IMCC 4694 genomic window:
- a CDS encoding IclR family transcriptional regulator, with protein sequence MSSALAKALSVMEFLAYQPIGSAVSDIAKSLDMPLSGVHRLLKELEGLGYVRQVRGMGDYELTIKLASLGLAFLGQTGIGNISQPILDELAQQTRELVRLSLADNGDLIWVGVSQGSTSGLRYQPGQDQGKVVHLASSAGGQAWLARMSDEEAISLVMRQGLFKDETPGVFAPITVADLLAVLKAVRERGYAVNHDSYLDGMAAIAMVVCNPDSGEPIGAVSVAGPSVRVTPDVLETYVAPLRQAATALGDASRASLYFSKRE encoded by the coding sequence ATGAGCAGTGCCTTAGCAAAAGCGCTCTCTGTAATGGAGTTTTTGGCGTATCAGCCTATCGGCAGTGCCGTAAGCGACATCGCAAAATCGCTGGATATGCCCCTCAGCGGCGTGCATCGATTGTTAAAAGAATTAGAAGGCTTGGGGTATGTGCGTCAAGTTCGCGGCATGGGAGATTACGAGCTAACCATCAAGTTGGCGTCCTTGGGTTTGGCCTTTCTCGGGCAAACAGGCATTGGCAATATAAGCCAGCCTATCTTGGATGAACTGGCTCAGCAGACTCGCGAATTGGTGCGCTTGTCTCTTGCCGATAATGGCGATTTGATCTGGGTTGGTGTGTCGCAAGGCTCCACCTCGGGCTTGCGTTATCAGCCAGGTCAAGACCAAGGCAAAGTCGTGCATCTTGCGTCTTCTGCGGGCGGTCAGGCATGGTTAGCCCGCATGAGTGATGAAGAGGCGATCTCCTTGGTGATGCGCCAAGGTTTGTTCAAAGATGAAACGCCTGGCGTGTTTGCGCCGATCACGGTGGCCGACTTGTTAGCGGTGTTAAAAGCGGTGCGCGAACGCGGATACGCGGTGAATCATGACAGTTATTTGGATGGTATGGCGGCAATTGCCATGGTGGTGTGCAACCCTGACAGTGGTGAGCCCATCGGCGCGGTCAGTGTTGCCGGACCCTCTGTAAGAGTGACGCCAGACGTACTGGAAACATATGTAGCCCCTTTACGTCAGGCCGCAACAGCCCTAGGAGATGCGAGCAGAGCCTCGTTATATTTCTCCAAACGGGAGTAA
- a CDS encoding FAD-dependent oxidoreductase, producing the protein MRQLNPYTGLKQCSDLTQYDIIVLGAGAGGMAAALFGAIEGKKVLLVERTHFVGGTTALSGGTTWVPMTRYLHDTAMQDSKEKVMNFLDHAVGNRSKHSLRRAFVDHGAKAIDTLVDHTEVRFRACAYHPDYLADLPDASLNGRALEPLPYVGQRLGKALNLLRHPIPEFTVLGGMMVNREDIGHLLSRFKNAASFLYTARVVTQYAIDRALYGRTRRSVMGHALVARMLQSLLDKHIDLLVDTETLAIDNDSSAHVSQLTLRQHGESRRLIAKKAVILASGGFARNPEKRAALLPSQLPNDSPSAEGHSSDLHAQVEALGAHYGEGHDQAAFWAPVSTRLRKDGSTAVFPHFVFDRSKPGTLCVNARGQRFVNETVSYHEFGKAMLNGGQDTTYAWIITDAKGLEKYGLGMVRLGGDNPHPYLQDGYLKTGDSIAQLAQQIQVDDVLLTNSIHSINEAANIGHDKAFGRGRTAYQKANGDPNHQPNPTLGALDQPPYYAVRLQPADIGTAQGLVGNEHAQLLTRQGTPIDRLYACGNDLHSIMGGTYPGPGITIGPAIVFAYLAIQHAIR; encoded by the coding sequence ATGCGTCAACTCAACCCTTATACTGGTTTAAAACAGTGCTCTGATCTCACTCAATACGACATTATTGTTTTGGGGGCAGGAGCAGGTGGCATGGCGGCGGCGCTGTTTGGTGCAATAGAAGGAAAAAAAGTCTTATTGGTTGAGCGAACCCATTTTGTCGGTGGTACTACGGCATTATCCGGTGGCACAACTTGGGTCCCCATGACGCGCTATTTGCATGACACCGCCATGCAAGACAGCAAAGAAAAAGTGATGAATTTCCTAGATCATGCCGTTGGCAATCGCAGTAAACACTCTTTAAGACGCGCTTTCGTGGACCATGGCGCTAAGGCCATCGACACTTTAGTGGACCATACAGAAGTACGCTTTCGGGCCTGTGCTTATCACCCAGATTACTTGGCGGATTTACCCGATGCGTCGCTCAATGGCCGTGCGTTGGAGCCGCTACCCTATGTGGGCCAACGGCTAGGTAAGGCGCTAAACTTGCTGCGTCATCCCATTCCTGAATTTACTGTATTGGGCGGTATGATGGTCAACCGCGAAGACATAGGGCATTTGTTATCACGCTTTAAAAACGCGGCGTCTTTTTTATACACAGCACGCGTTGTGACGCAATACGCCATCGATCGCGCTCTGTACGGCCGCACTCGTCGCAGTGTTATGGGCCATGCTCTGGTCGCCAGAATGCTGCAATCTCTGTTAGACAAACACATTGATCTACTGGTCGATACCGAAACACTCGCTATTGATAACGATTCCAGCGCTCACGTATCGCAGCTGACACTTCGCCAACACGGTGAAAGTCGCCGACTGATCGCCAAAAAAGCCGTTATTTTGGCATCAGGCGGCTTTGCACGAAACCCAGAAAAACGCGCGGCATTACTGCCGTCTCAACTCCCAAACGATTCGCCTTCAGCGGAAGGGCACAGCAGCGACTTGCATGCGCAAGTCGAAGCTCTGGGGGCTCACTACGGCGAAGGTCACGATCAAGCGGCATTTTGGGCGCCGGTTTCCACACGATTACGAAAAGATGGCAGCACGGCGGTGTTCCCTCACTTTGTTTTTGACCGCTCCAAACCCGGCACCCTGTGCGTGAATGCGCGCGGTCAGCGCTTTGTCAATGAAACCGTGTCGTACCATGAATTTGGCAAAGCCATGCTGAATGGCGGACAAGACACGACCTACGCGTGGATCATTACCGATGCAAAAGGGCTGGAGAAATACGGCTTAGGCATGGTGCGTCTGGGGGGCGACAATCCTCACCCCTATTTGCAAGACGGCTACCTAAAAACAGGCGACAGCATCGCTCAATTAGCACAGCAAATACAGGTTGATGATGTTTTGTTAACGAACAGCATCCACAGCATCAATGAAGCCGCCAACATCGGACACGATAAAGCATTTGGCCGTGGCCGCACCGCGTATCAAAAAGCCAATGGCGACCCAAACCACCAGCCTAATCCAACGCTGGGCGCGCTCGATCAGCCGCCTTATTACGCCGTCAGGCTTCAACCTGCCGACATTGGTACAGCACAAGGGTTAGTGGGCAACGAACATGCGCAATTATTAACGCGTCAAGGCACGCCCATTGACCGCTTATACGCTTGTGGCAACGATTTGCATTCCATTATGGGCGGCACTTATCCCGGCCCTGGCATTACCATTGGCCCGGCCATTGTGTTTGCCTATCTCGCCATACAGCACGCGATTCGCTAA
- a CDS encoding shikimate dehydrogenase family protein, whose translation MTVITGDTRLFPILGDPIAQVRSPEFLTRILQRRQENGIVTPMHVAPEHFTQVMESLRYTQNVHGIVITIPHKIPALAACDSTSERAQFIGSVNIIRKQNDGLLYGDNVDGIGYLDGVKKEGFEVSNTRALLIGAGGAGSAVAFEILQRGAAYLAIFDLDQQRLHSLIERLNMRFPNRAGVGNQDPTGFDFIANVTPVGMRPNDPYPVDIHKLHSGQFVADAITKPEVSPMIEHARSLGCCTMVGAGMFNAEAEILVEFMLKDPEKNT comes from the coding sequence ATGACAGTGATTACCGGTGACACTCGGTTGTTTCCTATTTTGGGCGATCCCATCGCCCAAGTGCGTTCCCCAGAGTTTTTAACGCGCATTCTGCAACGTCGTCAAGAAAACGGCATAGTGACGCCCATGCACGTTGCTCCTGAGCACTTCACTCAGGTTATGGAATCTTTGCGGTACACACAGAACGTGCACGGCATTGTCATCACCATTCCACATAAAATTCCGGCTTTAGCGGCTTGTGACAGCACATCTGAACGGGCTCAGTTTATCGGCTCAGTGAACATCATCCGCAAGCAAAATGACGGCCTGCTGTATGGTGATAACGTCGATGGCATTGGGTATCTTGATGGGGTCAAAAAAGAAGGTTTTGAGGTGAGCAACACCCGCGCCTTATTAATTGGCGCAGGTGGCGCGGGATCTGCGGTGGCATTTGAAATTTTGCAGCGTGGTGCCGCATATTTGGCGATTTTCGACCTTGATCAGCAACGCCTTCATTCTCTGATCGAGCGCTTAAACATGCGCTTTCCAAATCGGGCAGGGGTGGGCAATCAAGACCCTACAGGCTTTGATTTTATTGCCAACGTAACCCCTGTAGGCATGCGCCCAAATGATCCGTATCCAGTAGACATTCACAAATTGCATAGCGGCCAGTTTGTTGCCGATGCCATCACGAAACCCGAGGTTTCCCCCATGATAGAGCACGCCAGAAGTCTAGGCTGTTGCACCATGGTGGGCGCGGGTATGTTCAACGCTGAGGCCGAAATACTGGTGGAATTCATGCTTAAAGATCCTGAAAAAAACACATAA
- a CDS encoding Bug family tripartite tricarboxylate transporter substrate binding protein, protein MKKTIIGALTALTLSTTALAAFPDKDIQGIIQWGAGGSTDTVMRSISPHVEAELGTDIILTNKTGGVGAIALKYVNSKKDDGYTLLMGAENPQMYKVLGLGDTDYNDMIAINVLARGTPVFVASNEAPYNNMKEFTDYIKANPGTVKIGSTGNGGLTSIVMAMLKSQVALDYTSIPYNGDGPALTALQGGAIDVMPAVLGATIEQIKAGRMKVIGLVDKEANRLLPGIAPITDTFPGLKSYLPWGPFFGVFVKQGTPDDVVKTLQGAFHKAAFHPDFVDLMQKRGFTILNISGEEADYFLSGYRSTSSWLVHDAGFSKKSPEAFHIPRP, encoded by the coding sequence ATGAAAAAAACAATAATTGGCGCCTTAACCGCACTGACATTGTCAACCACCGCTTTGGCGGCGTTTCCTGATAAAGACATTCAAGGCATTATCCAATGGGGAGCCGGCGGCTCCACAGACACAGTGATGCGCTCGATTTCACCCCACGTGGAGGCCGAATTAGGTACCGACATTATTTTGACCAACAAAACCGGTGGCGTGGGAGCAATTGCGCTTAAATACGTCAACAGCAAAAAAGACGACGGCTACACTCTATTAATGGGCGCAGAAAACCCTCAAATGTACAAGGTATTGGGGCTGGGTGACACCGACTACAATGACATGATCGCCATCAATGTCTTGGCCCGTGGCACTCCTGTTTTTGTCGCCAGTAACGAGGCACCATACAACAACATGAAAGAATTTACCGACTACATTAAGGCCAACCCAGGGACGGTAAAAATCGGTTCAACTGGCAACGGTGGTTTAACCTCGATCGTGATGGCGATGCTCAAGTCGCAGGTTGCTCTGGACTACACCAGCATTCCCTATAATGGTGACGGTCCAGCATTGACGGCCTTGCAAGGCGGCGCCATTGATGTAATGCCAGCGGTATTGGGTGCAACCATCGAGCAAATCAAAGCAGGCCGTATGAAGGTCATTGGCTTGGTCGATAAAGAAGCCAATAGACTGCTGCCCGGCATCGCGCCCATTACAGACACTTTTCCAGGGTTAAAAAGCTACCTGCCTTGGGGTCCTTTCTTTGGCGTATTTGTGAAACAAGGTACACCAGACGATGTGGTCAAAACGTTACAAGGCGCTTTTCATAAAGCCGCTTTTCATCCCGACTTTGTTGATTTAATGCAAAAACGCGGCTTCACCATTTTGAACATTTCAGGCGAAGAAGCGGATTACTTTTTGAGCGGCTACCGTTCTACATCTTCCTGGTTGGTGCACGACGCCGGTTTTTCTAAAAAATCCCCAGAAGCATTCCA